The following DNA comes from Deinobacterium chartae.
ACCACCGCCTGGGTGTGTTCGGCGGGTTTTCCCTGATTTTCGACCGGCTTCCGAGAAAAAATCCGCGCGAATGCGATATAAGAGAGGGTGGAGGCTAGCATACCCGGACCGCGTCAGGTCCGGACGTTGTAGCGGGGTCGCAGGATTTACCGGAGCAGTAACAGCTTTGCGAAGGTCTGCCACAATGCCCCGGCCCGTGAACACGTATGCTAGGGAACGTTATGAAGTCAGCGCCCGAAGCGACCATCATGTACGGAGGCAACGCGAGTTTCGTCGAAGCCCTGTACGAGGACTACCTCTCAGATCCCCAGTCCGTTGCGCCCGAGTGGCGCGCTTACTTTGAAGGACTGGGAGGGCCGCGCCCGGTGGCCGAAACCGCGCACTCCGGTGTGCAGCGGGCCTTCGCCGAGCTGGCCCGCCTGCCGCGCGGATTGCGCTCGGCACCCACCGGCGAAGCCCCGGTCAACCGTGGTTTCAGCGCCCTGATCAACGCCTACCGCGCCCAGGGTCACCTGGCCGCCCGCTTCGAGCCGCTGGGCCTGCGTCCGCAGCCCCCGGTGCCCGAACTGGACCACACCTACTGGGGTCTGACCGACGCCGACCTGAATGAGACCGTCACCGACGGCCGCTACAGCGGTACCCTGCGCCAGGTGCTCGAGGACCTGCGCAGCACCTACTGCGGCTCGATCGGCTTTGAATACGCCTACCTGCCCCGCGAGGAGCGCGAGTGGCTGCAGGCCCGCATCGAGGCCAACCTCGGCCGTGGCCGGTACACGGCCGAGCAGAAAAAGCGCTTCTACAACAAAGTCGCGGCGGCCGAAGGCCTCGAGAAGTACCTGCACCAGAAGTACGTGGGCCAGAAGCGCTTCAGCCTCGAGGGCTCCGAGACCTTCATTCCCTACCTCGACTACACCATCACCCGCGCGGGCGAGCAGGGCGTCAAGGAAGTCGTGATCGGCATGGCCCACCGCGGCCGCTTGAACGTCCTGATCAACATCTTCGGCAAGAAGACCTCGGATCTTTTCGACGAGTTCGAGGGCAAGAAGGTCTTCGGGCCCGAGGTGGCCGGCGACGTGAAGTACCACCTGGGGTTCTCCAGCGACGTGGAGACCCCCGGCGGCAGCGTGCACCTGGCGCTCGCCTTCAATCCCTCGCACCTCGAGATCGTCGGGCCCGTGGTCGAGGGTTCGGTGCGCGCCCGCCAGGACCGCCGCGGCGACACCTCGCGCGACACCGTGCTGCCCATCGTGGTGCACGGTGACGCGGCGGTCGCCGGTCAGGGTGTGGTCGCCGAGACCCTCAACCTGTCGCAGCTGCGCGGCTACGCCACCGGCGGCACCGTGCACGTGGTCATCAACAACCAGGTGGGCTTCACCACCTCGGATCCGCGCGACGCCCGCTCGAGCCGCTACAGCACCGATGTGGCCAAGATGATCGACGCCCCGGTGTTCCACGTGAACTCGGACGACGTCGAGGCCACCATGTTCGCCGCCGAACTGGCGCTGGACTACCGCATGACCTTCAAAAAGGACGTGTTCGTGGACGTGGTGTCGTTCCGCCGCCACGGCCACAACGAGTCCGACGAGCCGCGCTTCACCCAGCCGATGATGTACCGCAAGGTGGACGCGCACCCCGGTACCCGCGCGCTGTACGCCAAGCAGCTCGAGGCCGAGGGCGTGCTGGCTCCGGGCGAGCAGGAAAGCATCGCCAGCGACTACCGTGACCGCTTGGACCGCGGTGAGGCGGTGGGTGACGCCGTTGCCTCGGACCACCGTGCGAGCTACGCGGTCAAGTGGTCCACCTACCTGGGCCAGCACTGGACCGCGCCCTACGAGAGCCACGTTCCCCTCGAGCGCCTCAAGGCCCTGGGAGCGCGTCTCACCGACATCCCCGCCGAGTTCAAGCTGCACCGCGGCGTGGAGCGCGTGATCAAGTCGCGCCGCGAGATGATCGAGGGAACCCAGCCGATCGACTGGGGCTTTGCCGAGAACCTCGCCTATGCCACGCTGCTCACCAGCGGCTTCCGCGTGCGCATCTCCGGACAGGACTCGGGCCGTGGCACCTTCTCGCACCGCCAGGCCGTGCTGCACAACCAGGCCACCGAGGACCTGCCCGAGGGCGAACTCTACATCCCGCTCAACCACATCGCCGACGATCAGGCCGAGTTCGAGGTGATCGACTCCGCCCTGTCCGAAGAGGCCGTGTTGGCCTTCGAGTACGGCTACACCAGCGCCGAGCCCGGTGCCCTGGTGATCTGGGAAGCGCAGTACGGCGACTTTGCCAACGGCGCCCAGGCGGTCATCGACCAGTTCATCTCGGCCGGTGAGACCAAGTGGCAGAAGCTCTCGGGCCTCACCATGCTGCTGCCCCACGGCTACGAGGGCCAGGGGCCCGAGCACTCGAGTGCCCGCCTCGAGCGCTACATGCAGCTGTGCGCCGAGCAGAACATCCAGGTCGTCGTGCCCTCCACCCCGGCGCAGATGTACCACATGCTGCGCCGACAGGCCCTGCGCCCCTACCGCAAGCCGCTGGTCGTCATGAGCCCCAAGAGCATGCTGCGCAACAAGGCCTCGTTCTCGACCCTCGAGGAGTTGGCCCAGGGAACCTTCCAGCCGGTCATCGGCGACGTCCAGGCCGATCCGGCCCGGGTGAACCGGGTGGTGCTGTGCAGCGGCAAGCTGTACTGGGAACTCGTCGAGGCGCGCGAGAAGGCGGGCCTGGATAACGTCGCGATCGTGCGTATCGAGCAGCTCTACCCCTTTGCCTACGAAGAGGTGAAGGCCGAACTGATCAAGTACCCGGGTGCCCAGGTGATCTGGACCCAGGAGGAGCCCGCCAATCAGGGTGCCTGGCTGCTGATCCGCGAGGACATCGAGGGTTGCCTGCAACAGGGTCAGGTCTTAAGCTATTCCAGTCGCCCGCGTTCCGCCTCGCCTGCGGTGGGATACGCGGCCAAGCACCTCGAGCAGCAGAAGGCGCTCATCGACAAGGCCCTGGGTCTGTAAGCCGCCGCAGGCCAACGCACCCTGGTCCTCTCACGCCCTGCTGGTCCGAAGGAGTAGAGCATGCTCGTTGAAGTCAAAGTTCCGGTGTTTTCCGAATCGGTGAGCGAAGGTACGCTGCTCACCTGGCACAAGAAGCCTGGGGAGAAGGTATCCCGCGGCGACCTCCTGATCGACATCGAGACCGACAAGGTCGTCCTCGAGGTCACCGCGCTGCAAGACGGCGTCCTCAGCGAGGTCCGTAAGGGAGAGGGCGAGATCGTCACCTCCGAAGAGGTCGTCGGCGTGATTGACACCGAAGCGACCGCCGGAGCCGCCGCCCCCGCCGCCCAGGCCCCCGACGCCCAGGCTGCGCAGCCTGCCCAGGCACACGCTGCGCCCGTCGAGGGCCTGAGCCCCGCCGTGCGCAAGATGGTCGCCGAGACCGGCGTGAACCCGGCGGACGTCGCCGGGTCCGGCAAGGGTGGACGCGTCACCAAGGGCGACGTGATCGCTCACCTCGAGGGGGGTGCCCCTGCCGCAGCCGCCAGCGAGGCCAAGGCCGTGCCTTCGGCCCCCACCGCTCCCTCGGGAGTGCCGGTCACGCTGCCCGCCGGCGAGCGCCCCGAGCAGCGGGTTCCCATGACCCGCATCCGTGCCCGCATCGCCGAGCGCCTCAAGGAGGCCCAGAACACCGCTGCGATCCTGACCACCTACAACGAGGTCAACATGCAGCCGGTGATGGACCTGCGCAAGCGCTACCAGGACGAGTTCGTCAAGAAGCACGGCATCAAGCTGGGTTTCATGTCGTTCTTCGTGCGCGCTGCGGTCGAGGCCCTCAAGGCCTACCCGATCATCAACGCCTCGGTCGAGGGTAAGGACATCATCTACCACGGCTACTTCGACATCGGGATCGCCGTGGCTTCGGAGCGCGGTCTGGTCGTGCCGATCATCCGCGACGCCGATGGCAAGAGCCTTGCCCAGATCGAGAAAGAGATCGGCGAGTACGCCGCCAAGGCGCGCGCGGGCAAGCTGACCCTCGAGGACATGACCGGCGGTACCTTCTCGATCACCAACGGCGGTACCTTCGGCTCGATGATGAGCACCCCGATCCTCAACCAGCCGCAGTCGGCGATCTTGGGGATGCACAACATCTACGAGCGCGCCGTGGTCGAAAACGGCCAGATCGTCGCGCGCCCGATGATGTACCTGGCGCTCTCCTACGATCACCGCATCATCGACGGCCGCGAGGCGGTGCTGTTCCTGGTCGGCATCAAGAAGGCCCTCGAGGATCCCGCCCGTCTGCTGCTGGACCTCTGAAGCCAGAGTGAGACTCCCGGGGACTGAGCGCAAGAAGGCCTTCTGCCTTCGGCTCAGTCCTTCTTCTTGGGCGCACGGAACCCACCCGGGGAACCGGCGCTAAGCGCGCGGCTGTCCGGCAGAGCGAACAAGCCCAGAGCGCAACTTCGGTTGCGAAGCGCGACGGCTGGACAGCTTAGACTGAGGTCAAGATATGGATACTTTCGATGTGATCGTGATCGGCGGCGGCCCGGCAGGCTACGTGGCCGCCATTCGTGCGGCGCAGCTCGGTTTCAAGACCGCCTGCGTGGACGCCTTCAAGGGCAAAGACGGCAAGCCCAGCCTGGGCGGCACCTGCTTGAACGTCGGCTGCATTCCCTCCAAAGCCATGCTGGATTCCTCGGAGAAGTTCGAGATGGTGCAGCACGAACTGGCCGACCACGGCATCACCGTGGAAGGAGCCCGGGTCGATCTGGCCAAGATGCTGGCCCGCAAGGACGCGGTGGTGTCCAAGCTGACCGGCGGCATCGCCTTCTTGTTCCGCAAGAACAAGGTCACCTCGCTGCACGGCCTGGGTCGCCTGGTGCGCCGCGACGGCGAGAGCTGGATCGTCTCGGTGGACGGCCAGGAAGTCGCCGCCAAGAACGTGATCATCGCGACCGGCTCGGCCCCGCGCGAACTGCCGTTCGCCCGCTTCGACGGCGTCAAGATCGTGGACAACGTGGGGGCCCTGGAATTCCCCGAGGTGCCCCGCAAGCTCGCCGTGATCGGTGCGGGCGTGATCGGCCTCGAGCTCGGCAGCGTGTGGCGTCGCCTGGGAGCCGAGGTGACCGTCCTCGAGGCCCTCCCGGCCTTTATGGCCGCTGCCGACGAGGCGGTTGCCAAGGAGGCCTTCAAGCAGTTCACCAAGCAGGGCCTGAACATCCGCATCGGCGTGAAGGTGGACGCGGTGGACGCCTCGGGCGAGGGCGTTAAAGTCACCTACACCGAGGGCGAGCAGACGACCACCCTCGAGGTGGACCGCCTGATCGTGGCGGTGGGCCGCGTTCCGCACACCCGGGGTCTGGGCGCCGAGGACGTGGGGCTGGTCCTCGACGAGCGCGGCTTCGTGAAGGTGGACGCGCACTACCGCACCAACCTCGAGGGCGTGTACGCCATCGGTGATGTGATCGGCGGCGCCATGCTGGCCCACAAGGCCGAGGACGAGGGCGTGGCCGTGGCCGAGCTGCTGGCGGGTCAGGCCGGTCACGTGAACTACGAGGCGGTACCGTGGGTGATGTACACCTCGCCGGAGATCGCCTGGGTGGGCCGCACCGAACAGGACCTCAAGGCGGCCGGGATCGCCTACAAGGCCGGTTCGTTCCCGTTTTCGGCCAACGGTCGTGCGGCGGGCCACAACGACCAGCGCGGTTTCGTGAAGGTGCTGGCCGACGCCAAGACCGACCGTATCCTGGGCGTTCACATGATCGGCGGCGGCGTGTCCGAGCTGATCGCCGAGGCGGTCACGGCCATGGAATTCGGCGGCTCGGCCGAGGACCTTGCCCGCACCGTTCACGCTCACCCCACGCTGTCCGAGGCCATCAAGGAAGCGGCGCTGGGCGTGGACAAGCGCACCATCCACGCCTGAAGTCACACAGGCCACCGGCGTAAAACAAGCGGGGAGCTGCCCAGGCAGCTCCCCGCTGTTTGAAAGGACCACGGCCGTTCAGACCAGCCCGGCCTCCTCGAAGGTCGCCATCTCGCGCAGGGTGGCCGCCGCCGCCAGCAGCAGCGGAGCGCACATCACGCCGCCGCTGCCTTCGCCCAGGCGCATGTTCAGCCGCAGCAGCGGCGTCAGACCCAGGGCCTCGAGCTGCAGCGCGTGTCCGGGCTCGGCCGAGAGGTGGCTGGCGAACAGGTAGCCGCCTGCGTTCGGAGCGAGGCGGGCGGCCACCAGCGCCGCCGCTGTGGCGATGTAGCCGTCAATGATCACCGCGCGCCGCCGGGCGGCCCCCTCGAGGATGACGCCGACCATCGCGGCGATCTCGAGGCCGCCCAGGTCCGCCAGCACGCCCAGCGGATCCGTGGGCTCCGAGGCGGCGCGCGCAAGGGCGCGCTGCACCACCGTGACCTTGTGCGAAAGGGCTTCGTCGCTGACCCCGGTGCCGCGTCCGGTGACCGCCGCTGCGGGCAGGCCCAGCAGGCGGGCGGTGATCGCGGCGGCGGGCGTGGTGTTGCCGATGCCCATCTCGCCGGGAACGAGCAGGTCAGCCCCGCTTTCGATCTCGGCGGCGGCCGCTGCGGCGCCCAGGCGCACGGCGGCCAGGGCCTCCTCCCGGGTCAGTGCGGGCTCGTGCAGCAGGTTGCGCGTTCCGCGCCGCACGGGCCGGTTGATCAAGTCGGGGTGGTCGGGCAGTTCGGCGTCCACTCCGGCGTTGATCACCCGTACCCGGGCCCCCACCGTGCGGGCAACCGCGTTCACGGCCGCGCCCCCGGCCAGAAAGTTGGCGACCATGCCAACCGTGACCTCGCGCGGGTAGGCGGATACGCCCTCGAGGGTCACCCCGTGATCTCCGGCGCAGACCAGAGCGCTCACGCCCCGGGGGTGCGGGCGCGGGCTGCCGAACACGGCGGCCAGCCGGACCGAGAGCTCCTCGAGGTCACCGAGGGCCCCGAGCGGCTTGGTGAGGTGACGCTGGCGCTCGAGGGCGGCGTGCTGAGCTTGTGCATCGGTGGGTTGGATGCGGTCAAGGATGTCGTTCATAGCTCTCCTGGAACAAGGTTGAGTTTGCTCAGGCCCCACGTGTCGCCCATGCGGCGCAGTACGGTGAGGCTGCCGGGTGCGAGGTCCACGGCGCTGAGGTCAAGGGTGAGGCGCAGCAGGGCGCGGATCGGCCCGGCGTGGGTGAAGGCCAGCGTGCGGCCCTCGAGGGCCAGCAGGTGCGCTACGCGGGCGTGAAAGCTGCGGCCGCTCTCGCCGCCCGGCGGGCCCTGGTCGCCGCGCGGGTCGAGCAGCCCTTCGATCCAGCGCCGGGGCAAGTCGCCGTGACGGCCCTCGAGTTCGCTCCAGCTCAGGCCCGCCATAACCCCGAAGTCGGCCTCGCGCAGCGTGTCCGCAGGGGCGGGGGTAAATCCGGCGTGCCGGGCGGTCTCGAGGCTGCGGGCCGCAGGCGAGCTCAGCACCCGCTCGAAATCGAAGCTGCGCAGCGCGCGCAGGGCGCGCGCCTGCCGGTACCCTTCGGGGGAGAGGCCGGGGTCGCCGTCCGGGTAGCGTCCCCGGGCGTTGTCGGCGGTGTGCCCGTGCCGGACCAGCCACAGCTCGGTTTCCCGCAGCGTGCCGTGCGTCATGCGGACTTGGCCTGCAACGCGGTCCAGGCGATCAGGGCGGCGATCTCGGCCAGCTCGATGATCGCGCCGTACACGTCGCCGTTTAAGCCCCCGCCCAGGCGGCGGGCGGCAAAGGCGGCGACCAGCAGGGCGGCCGCCAGGGCCGCGACAAAGGTGATCGCAGCTCCCGGAATCAGCAGGGCGGGCAGGGCGAGCAGCAGGGCCAGCGGCCACCAGCCCTGGCGTGAACGTGCGCCCAGCGAACCCTGGCGCGCGGCGGGGTAGAGGTTCATGGGGGCCAGCACGGCGACGCGCGCGGCCACGGCGACCGCGACCAGGATCCAGGGAGCCTCGAGGGCGGCGAGCAGGCTCCATTTGGTCAGCAGGGTCAAGACCCCGACTGCGAGTCCGAAAGCGCCGATGTGCACGTCCGCGAGGATCTCGAGGCGGCGCTGCGGGGACCGGGCGACCAGCAGGGCGTCTCCGGCGTCGACCAGGCCGTCGAAATGCAGCATGCCGGTGACGGTCAGCCACAGGGCCAGGGTGAGGGCGGCGCTGACGCCGCCGGGCAGCTCGAGCGCGTGGCCCAGCAGCAGGGTGAGTGCGGCGAGGGCCCCGATCATGTACCCGGCCAGCGGGTAGAAACCGCTGGCCCGGGCGAACTCTCCGCTGCGAACCTCACCGGGGTTGGGAAGGGGCAAGGTGGTCAGAAAGGTGAGGGCGAGGTGGGCAGCGCGGACCAGCGATTTCACGGTTTCAGCCTACGTCGGCGCCTGCCCGGCGGCAAGCCGGAATTGGTGTTGCAAGTACGTTTATTGTTGCAATAGAAGATGATTCTTTGTGCCAGTTAGTGCAGATTTGATGTCTGCATTCGTAAAAATGTTCACTTTAAATTGTCGGCGGCAACGCTACGCCTCGGATGTTTCTCTGAAATCAACTGGGAGGGGCACACATACGTTCATTTCTTGTTCAAGATTGGAAAACTCGCTCAAAATAACGCTTGCGTGCGTGACGGCGTGAAAAAGCAGCCTACTACCATGACTTTATGTTGCTACATACCCTCGCAGACCTTCGCCTCGAGGGAAGCCCGTTCTGCCGAACAAAACCGCTGCTGCTGCTGACCTACCTCGCCCTCGAGGGCAGCAAGTCACGTCGTTATCTTGCCCAACTGTTCTGGCCCGAGGCTCAGAACGCCATGAACAGCCTCTCGGTGGCGCTCACCAAACTGCGCCGCGCGCTGCCCGAAGCCATTTTTGCCGATGAGGTGCGGGTGTGGGCCCACCTCGCCACCGATTTTGGCGAGGTCATCCGCCTGCTCGGTGAGGGCCGCCTCGAGCAGGCGGTCGCCCTGTACCGGGGCCCGTTTCTCGAGGGGTTTGAGGCCGGGCTGGGCGTGGAACTCGAAGAATGGCTCTACGGCAAACGGGAATGGCTGGGTGGACTGGTGCGCGAGGCCCTGCTCGACCTGGCCGAACGCGAGGTCGCTCTGGGACGGCTGGGAGCCGCCGCCGAGCGCGCCGAGCGCGCCTATCGCCTGCCCGGAGCCGCCGAGCCCGAGCCCGAACAGCTCCGCCGCCTGCACGCGCTGCTCACCGCCGGGGGCAGCCTGCTGGCCGCCGAACTGCGCCGTTACGAGCCCGCTTGCACCGCTCTGCCCGTCTGCACCCCCGAGCCGCTGCGTTTTGCGCGGGCGCTGCTGGGCCGCGAGGAGGAACGCGCGCGCCTGCTGTCCCTCGAGCCGGGCGAGTGGGCCTGGGTGCACGGTGCCGAGGGTCACGGCAAGAGCGCGCTGCTGCGGGCGCTGGGTGGGCGCTACCTGCCTGCACGTCACGGCCTGCCCTACGCGACCCTCGAGCCGCTGCTCGGCAACGAGGCGGCGCCCGAGCCGCTGCTGCTGCGCCGCCTGATGGACGCCATGCACGGACAGCTGCTGCTGTTTGACGGCTGGGGGCGCATGGACCCGGAAAGCCGGGCCCTGCTCACCCGCGTGCGCGCCCTGCACCCCCAGGCACGCGTGGTGATCGCCTCCCGCTCGCGCCCGCCCTGGCCGGTGGAGCTGATGGTCGAGACGGGCCCGCTTGCGCCCGCCGCCCTGGCCGGGCACCCGGGCATGTGGGAGCGCAGCGGTGGGTTGCCCTCCCTGGTTGCTGCCGCA
Coding sequences within:
- a CDS encoding histidine phosphatase family protein encodes the protein MTHGTLRETELWLVRHGHTADNARGRYPDGDPGLSPEGYRQARALRALRSFDFERVLSSPAARSLETARHAGFTPAPADTLREADFGVMAGLSWSELEGRHGDLPRRWIEGLLDPRGDQGPPGGESGRSFHARVAHLLALEGRTLAFTHAGPIRALLRLTLDLSAVDLAPGSLTVLRRMGDTWGLSKLNLVPGEL
- a CDS encoding adenosylcobinamide-GDP ribazoletransferase; translation: MKSLVRAAHLALTFLTTLPLPNPGEVRSGEFARASGFYPLAGYMIGALAALTLLLGHALELPGGVSAALTLALWLTVTGMLHFDGLVDAGDALLVARSPQRRLEILADVHIGAFGLAVGVLTLLTKWSLLAALEAPWILVAVAVAARVAVLAPMNLYPAARQGSLGARSRQGWWPLALLLALPALLIPGAAITFVAALAAALLVAAFAARRLGGGLNGDVYGAIIELAEIAALIAWTALQAKSA
- a CDS encoding 2-oxoglutarate dehydrogenase E1 component, which gives rise to MKSAPEATIMYGGNASFVEALYEDYLSDPQSVAPEWRAYFEGLGGPRPVAETAHSGVQRAFAELARLPRGLRSAPTGEAPVNRGFSALINAYRAQGHLAARFEPLGLRPQPPVPELDHTYWGLTDADLNETVTDGRYSGTLRQVLEDLRSTYCGSIGFEYAYLPREEREWLQARIEANLGRGRYTAEQKKRFYNKVAAAEGLEKYLHQKYVGQKRFSLEGSETFIPYLDYTITRAGEQGVKEVVIGMAHRGRLNVLINIFGKKTSDLFDEFEGKKVFGPEVAGDVKYHLGFSSDVETPGGSVHLALAFNPSHLEIVGPVVEGSVRARQDRRGDTSRDTVLPIVVHGDAAVAGQGVVAETLNLSQLRGYATGGTVHVVINNQVGFTTSDPRDARSSRYSTDVAKMIDAPVFHVNSDDVEATMFAAELALDYRMTFKKDVFVDVVSFRRHGHNESDEPRFTQPMMYRKVDAHPGTRALYAKQLEAEGVLAPGEQESIASDYRDRLDRGEAVGDAVASDHRASYAVKWSTYLGQHWTAPYESHVPLERLKALGARLTDIPAEFKLHRGVERVIKSRREMIEGTQPIDWGFAENLAYATLLTSGFRVRISGQDSGRGTFSHRQAVLHNQATEDLPEGELYIPLNHIADDQAEFEVIDSALSEEAVLAFEYGYTSAEPGALVIWEAQYGDFANGAQAVIDQFISAGETKWQKLSGLTMLLPHGYEGQGPEHSSARLERYMQLCAEQNIQVVVPSTPAQMYHMLRRQALRPYRKPLVVMSPKSMLRNKASFSTLEELAQGTFQPVIGDVQADPARVNRVVLCSGKLYWELVEAREKAGLDNVAIVRIEQLYPFAYEEVKAELIKYPGAQVIWTQEEPANQGAWLLIREDIEGCLQQGQVLSYSSRPRSASPAVGYAAKHLEQQKALIDKALGL
- the lpdA gene encoding dihydrolipoyl dehydrogenase gives rise to the protein MDTFDVIVIGGGPAGYVAAIRAAQLGFKTACVDAFKGKDGKPSLGGTCLNVGCIPSKAMLDSSEKFEMVQHELADHGITVEGARVDLAKMLARKDAVVSKLTGGIAFLFRKNKVTSLHGLGRLVRRDGESWIVSVDGQEVAAKNVIIATGSAPRELPFARFDGVKIVDNVGALEFPEVPRKLAVIGAGVIGLELGSVWRRLGAEVTVLEALPAFMAAADEAVAKEAFKQFTKQGLNIRIGVKVDAVDASGEGVKVTYTEGEQTTTLEVDRLIVAVGRVPHTRGLGAEDVGLVLDERGFVKVDAHYRTNLEGVYAIGDVIGGAMLAHKAEDEGVAVAELLAGQAGHVNYEAVPWVMYTSPEIAWVGRTEQDLKAAGIAYKAGSFPFSANGRAAGHNDQRGFVKVLADAKTDRILGVHMIGGGVSELIAEAVTAMEFGGSAEDLARTVHAHPTLSEAIKEAALGVDKRTIHA
- the cobT gene encoding nicotinate-nucleotide--dimethylbenzimidazole phosphoribosyltransferase translates to MNDILDRIQPTDAQAQHAALERQRHLTKPLGALGDLEELSVRLAAVFGSPRPHPRGVSALVCAGDHGVTLEGVSAYPREVTVGMVANFLAGGAAVNAVARTVGARVRVINAGVDAELPDHPDLINRPVRRGTRNLLHEPALTREEALAAVRLGAAAAAAEIESGADLLVPGEMGIGNTTPAAAITARLLGLPAAAVTGRGTGVSDEALSHKVTVVQRALARAASEPTDPLGVLADLGGLEIAAMVGVILEGAARRRAVIIDGYIATAAALVAARLAPNAGGYLFASHLSAEPGHALQLEALGLTPLLRLNMRLGEGSGGVMCAPLLLAAAATLREMATFEEAGLV
- the odhB gene encoding 2-oxoglutarate dehydrogenase complex dihydrolipoyllysine-residue succinyltransferase; protein product: MLVEVKVPVFSESVSEGTLLTWHKKPGEKVSRGDLLIDIETDKVVLEVTALQDGVLSEVRKGEGEIVTSEEVVGVIDTEATAGAAAPAAQAPDAQAAQPAQAHAAPVEGLSPAVRKMVAETGVNPADVAGSGKGGRVTKGDVIAHLEGGAPAAAASEAKAVPSAPTAPSGVPVTLPAGERPEQRVPMTRIRARIAERLKEAQNTAAILTTYNEVNMQPVMDLRKRYQDEFVKKHGIKLGFMSFFVRAAVEALKAYPIINASVEGKDIIYHGYFDIGIAVASERGLVVPIIRDADGKSLAQIEKEIGEYAAKARAGKLTLEDMTGGTFSITNGGTFGSMMSTPILNQPQSAILGMHNIYERAVVENGQIVARPMMYLALSYDHRIIDGREAVLFLVGIKKALEDPARLLLDL